A stretch of the Lolium perenne isolate Kyuss_39 chromosome 3, Kyuss_2.0, whole genome shotgun sequence genome encodes the following:
- the LOC127342298 gene encoding protein TPR1 isoform X1 gives MSSLSRELVFLILQFLDEEKFKETVHKLEQESGFYFNIKYFEEKVLAGEWDEVERYLSGFTKVDDNRYSMKIFFEIRKQKYLEALDKHDRAKAVDILVKDLKVFSTFNEELFKEITQLLTLENFRENEQLSKYGDTKSARSIMLIELKKLIEANPLFREKLVFPTLKASRLRTLINQSLNWQHQLCKNPRPNPDIKTLFTDHTCSPPNGARTSPVSVPLAAVPKAGAAYPPLVGHPPFQPPPAGPSLAGWMTNAAVSSSIQSAGVAASSMPVPPNQAVSMMKRPTITDYQSAESEQLMKRLRPSGHGIDEATYPAPIPQPSWSLDDLPKTVACTLSQGSNVTSMDFHPSRHTLLLVGSANGEITLWEIGLRERLVSKPFKIWDMQACSPQFQSAMAKDSSMSINRVTWSPDGDLMGVAFTKHLIHLHAYQQPNETRQVLEIEAHSGGVNDIAFSRPNKQLCVVTCGDDKLIKVWDMHGQKIFSFEGHDAPVYSICPHHKETIQFIFSTSLDGKIKAWLYDNMGSRVDYEAPGKWCTTMLYSADGTRLFSCGTSKDGDSHLVEWNESEGSIKRTYSGFHKKPSGVVQGVVQFDTAQNHILAVGEDNQIKFWDVDNTNMLTCIEADGGLPGFPRLRFNKEGNLLAVTTVDNGFKILANSDGLRSLRAFGNRPFEAFRSPYEASAMKVSGAPVVAGISPNIGRMDHLDRNSPAKPSPMLNGGDLASRSIDIKPRISEEKPDKAKPWELMEVLNPQQFRVATMPETPDQATKVVRLLYTNSGVGLLALGSNAIQRLWKWNRNEQNPSGKATASVVPQHWQPNSGLVMANDTGEANPEESVPCIALSKNDSYVMSACGGKVSLFNMMTFKVMTTFMPPPPASTFLAFHPQDNNIIAIGMEDSTIHIYNVRVDEVKTRLKGHQKRITGLAFSNSLHILVSSGADAQLCVWANDTWEKKKTVAIQMPAGKTPSGDTRVQFNSDQSRLLVVHETQLAIYDASKMERIYQWIPQGTLSAPISHASYSCNSQLVFAAFTDGNVAVFDADNLRLRCRIASSAYMPSTAINSNPAIYPYVVAAHPQEPNQFAVGLSDGSVKVMEPLESEGKWGTPAPVENGVANGRTSASSATSNQATDQNKR, from the exons GCTTGAACAAGAGTCGGGGTTCTACTTCAACATCAAGTACTTTGAGGAGAAGGTCCTTGCTGGAGAGTGGGATGAGGTGGAGAGGTACCTCTCAGGTTTCACCAAGGTGGACGACAATAGGTATTCCATGAAGATCTTCTTCGAGATCAGGAAGCAGAAGTATCTCGAAGCGCTTGATAA GCATGATAGGGCAAAGGCGGTCGATATTCTTGTCAAGGATCTTAAAGTCTTCTCGACATTCAATGAGGAGTTGTTCAAAGAGATAACACAGCTTCTAACTCTTGAGAATTTTAG GGAAAATGAACAATTATCCAAGTATGGGGATACCAAATCTGCTCGCAGTATCATGCTGATTGAGCTGAAAAAACTAATTGAAGCAAATCCCCTTTTCCGTGAGAAACTTGTCTTTCCAACTCTCAAGGCATCACGCTTGCGGACTTTAATTAACCAAAG CTTGAACTGGCAGCATCAACTTTGTAAGAACCCTCGGCCGAATCCAGATATCAAGACTTTATTCACTGATCATACTTGCTCTCCTCCAAATGGAGCACGTACATCACCTGTGTCTGTACCGCTGGCGGCTGTTCCAAAGGCTGGTGCCGCATACCCACCACTCGTGGGCCATCCT CCATTTCAGCCTCCTCCTGCTGGTCCATCTTTAGCTGGTTGGATGACAAATGCTGCTGTTTCATCATCTATTCAGTCTGCTGGTGTGGCCGCATCATCAATGCCTGTTCCACCAAATCAAG ctgtctccatgatgaaacGCCCAACTATAACAGACTATCAAAGTGCAGAATCCGAGCAGCTAATGAAGCGATTGAGGCCCAGTGGACATGGTATTGATGAG GCCACATATCctgcgcctattcctcaaccttcgtGGTCACTGGATGATCTTCCCAAGACAGTGGCTTGTACATTATCACAGGGATCTAATGTAACTAGCATGGACTTCCATCCTTCTCGTCATACACTACTACTAG TTGGATCTGCTAATGGTGAAATTACGCTTTGGGAGATCGGTCTGCGTGAGAGGCTGGTCTCGAAGCCCTTCAAAATTTGGGACATGCAAGCATGTTCACCACAATTTCAG AGTGCCATGGCTAAAGACTCTTCCATGTCCATTAACCGAGTTACATGGAGCCCTGATGGAGACTTGATGG GAGTTGCATTCACAAAACATTTGATCCATCTGCATGCATATCAGCAGCCAAATGAAACGCGCCAAGTTCTAGAG ATTGAGGCTCATTCTGGAGGAGTTAATGACATAGCATTCTCCCGCCCAAACAAACAACTTTGTGTTGTTACTTGTGGAGATGACAAGCTGATAAAG GTCTGGGATATGCATGGTCAGAAAATATTTTCGTTTGAAGGGCATGACGCACCTGTATATTCTATCTGCCCTCACCACAAAGAGACTATTCAG TTTATCTTTTCAACTTCCCTGGACGGGAAAATTAAGGCATGGCTTTATGATAATATGGGATCTAGGGTGGACTATGAAGCTCCAGGAAAATGGTGTACTACAATGCTTTATAGTGCCGATGGAACTAG GTTGTTTTCATGCGGAACAAGCAAAGACGGAGACTCACATTTGGTTGAGTGGAACGAAAGTGAAGGATCTATCAAGAGGACATATTCTGGATTCCATAAGAAGCCATCTGGTGTAGTGCAGGGTGTTGTGCAATTTGATACAGCTCAGAATCACATTTTAGCTGTTGGTGAAGAtaaccaaattaaattttgggatGTTGATAACACCAACATGCTTACCTGCATTGAAGCTGACGGAGGCTTGCCA GGCTTTCCGCGGTTGAGGTTCAATAAAGAAGGGAATCTGCTTGCTGTTACTACAGTAGACAATGGCTTTAAGATACTTGCAAATTCTGATGGGCTCAGATCTTTACGGGCTTTTGGAAACCGACCTTTCGAAGCATTTAGGTCGCCATATGAAGCTTCTGCTATGAAG GTCTCAGGTGCTCCTGTTGTTGCGGGCATCTCCCCTAACATTGGCCGAATGGATCACTTAGACAGAAACTCTCCTGCAAAGCCATCTCCTATGCTG AATGGCGGGGATCTGGCATCTAGAAGCATAGATATAAAGCCAAGGATTTCAGAAGAAAAGCCTGATAAAGCAAAACCTTGGGAGCTGATGGAAGTTCTAAATCCCCAGCAGTTCCGTGTTGCCACAATGCCAGAAACTCCAGACCAAGCCACCAAG GTTGTCAGACTTCTGTACACAAATTCTGGTGTCGGTTTGTTAGCACTAGGGTCTAATGCTATTCAAAGACTCTGGAAATGGAATCGCAATGAGCAGAATCCaagtggcaag GCCACAGCCAGTGTTGTGCCACAACATTGGCAACCAAACAGTGGTCTTGTCATGGCAAATGATACCGGGGAAGCAAATCCTGAGGAGTCAGTCCCATGCATTGCACTCTCCAAGAATGATTCTTATGTGATGTCTGCATGTGGTGGAAAGGTCTCATTGTTTAACATGATGACATTTAAG GTGATGACAACATTCATGCCACCTCCACCAGCATCCACCTTTTTAGCATTTCACCCTCAAGACAATAACATCATAGCAATCGGAATGGAAGATTCAACCATCCACATATACAATGTCAGGGTAGATGAG GTCAAAACTAGACTCAAAGGACATCAAAAGAGGATAACAGGACTGGCCTTCTCCAACAGCCTGCATATACTTGTTTCTTCAGGAGCCGATGCACAG TTATGTGTGTGGGCCAACGATACATGGGAAAAGAAAAAAACGGTCGCTATACAAATGCCAGCTGGGAAGACTCCGTCAGGAGACACAAGGGTCCAGTTTAATTCTGATCAAAGTCGCTTGTTAGTAGTCCATGAGACTCAGTTAGCTATATATGATGCATCCAAAATGGAGAGAATCTATCAG TGGATACCGCAGGGAACTTTGTCAGCTCCGATATCACATGCATCGTACTCGTGCAATAGCCAACTGGTTTTTGCTGCTTTTACTGATGGTAATGTTGCCGTTTTTGACGCGGACAACTTGAGATTACGATGCCGAATTGCATCATCTGCATACATGCCTTCGACTGCCATAAACAG CAATCCGGCCATTTATCCTTATGTTGTCGCCGCACATCCCCAAGAACCAAATCAATTCGCAGTTGGGCTGTCAGATGGATCTGTTAAAGTGATGGAGCCCTTGGAGTCCGAAGGGAAGTGGGGGACACCTGCTCCTGTGGAGAATGGGGTGGCCAATGGCAGGACGTCAGCGTCATCAGCTACCAGCAACCAGGCCACGGATCAAAACAAAAGATAG
- the LOC127342298 gene encoding protein TPR1 isoform X2 encodes MSSLSRELVFLILQFLDEEKFKETVHKLEQESGFYFNIKYFEEKVLAGEWDEVERYLSGFTKVDDNRYSMKIFFEIRKQKYLEALDKHDRAKAVDILVKDLKVFSTFNEELFKEITQLLTLENFRENEQLSKYGDTKSARSIMLIELKKLIEANPLFREKLVFPTLKASRLRTLINQSLNWQHQLCKNPRPNPDIKTLFTDHTCSPPNGARTSPVSVPLAAVPKAGAAYPPLVGHPPFQPPPAGPSLAGWMTNAAVSSSIQSAGVAASSMPVPPNQESEQLMKRLRPSGHGIDEATYPAPIPQPSWSLDDLPKTVACTLSQGSNVTSMDFHPSRHTLLLVGSANGEITLWEIGLRERLVSKPFKIWDMQACSPQFQSAMAKDSSMSINRVTWSPDGDLMGVAFTKHLIHLHAYQQPNETRQVLEIEAHSGGVNDIAFSRPNKQLCVVTCGDDKLIKVWDMHGQKIFSFEGHDAPVYSICPHHKETIQFIFSTSLDGKIKAWLYDNMGSRVDYEAPGKWCTTMLYSADGTRLFSCGTSKDGDSHLVEWNESEGSIKRTYSGFHKKPSGVVQGVVQFDTAQNHILAVGEDNQIKFWDVDNTNMLTCIEADGGLPGFPRLRFNKEGNLLAVTTVDNGFKILANSDGLRSLRAFGNRPFEAFRSPYEASAMKVSGAPVVAGISPNIGRMDHLDRNSPAKPSPMLNGGDLASRSIDIKPRISEEKPDKAKPWELMEVLNPQQFRVATMPETPDQATKVVRLLYTNSGVGLLALGSNAIQRLWKWNRNEQNPSGKATASVVPQHWQPNSGLVMANDTGEANPEESVPCIALSKNDSYVMSACGGKVSLFNMMTFKVMTTFMPPPPASTFLAFHPQDNNIIAIGMEDSTIHIYNVRVDEVKTRLKGHQKRITGLAFSNSLHILVSSGADAQLCVWANDTWEKKKTVAIQMPAGKTPSGDTRVQFNSDQSRLLVVHETQLAIYDASKMERIYQWIPQGTLSAPISHASYSCNSQLVFAAFTDGNVAVFDADNLRLRCRIASSAYMPSTAINSNPAIYPYVVAAHPQEPNQFAVGLSDGSVKVMEPLESEGKWGTPAPVENGVANGRTSASSATSNQATDQNKR; translated from the exons GCTTGAACAAGAGTCGGGGTTCTACTTCAACATCAAGTACTTTGAGGAGAAGGTCCTTGCTGGAGAGTGGGATGAGGTGGAGAGGTACCTCTCAGGTTTCACCAAGGTGGACGACAATAGGTATTCCATGAAGATCTTCTTCGAGATCAGGAAGCAGAAGTATCTCGAAGCGCTTGATAA GCATGATAGGGCAAAGGCGGTCGATATTCTTGTCAAGGATCTTAAAGTCTTCTCGACATTCAATGAGGAGTTGTTCAAAGAGATAACACAGCTTCTAACTCTTGAGAATTTTAG GGAAAATGAACAATTATCCAAGTATGGGGATACCAAATCTGCTCGCAGTATCATGCTGATTGAGCTGAAAAAACTAATTGAAGCAAATCCCCTTTTCCGTGAGAAACTTGTCTTTCCAACTCTCAAGGCATCACGCTTGCGGACTTTAATTAACCAAAG CTTGAACTGGCAGCATCAACTTTGTAAGAACCCTCGGCCGAATCCAGATATCAAGACTTTATTCACTGATCATACTTGCTCTCCTCCAAATGGAGCACGTACATCACCTGTGTCTGTACCGCTGGCGGCTGTTCCAAAGGCTGGTGCCGCATACCCACCACTCGTGGGCCATCCT CCATTTCAGCCTCCTCCTGCTGGTCCATCTTTAGCTGGTTGGATGACAAATGCTGCTGTTTCATCATCTATTCAGTCTGCTGGTGTGGCCGCATCATCAATGCCTGTTCCACCAAATCAAG AATCCGAGCAGCTAATGAAGCGATTGAGGCCCAGTGGACATGGTATTGATGAG GCCACATATCctgcgcctattcctcaaccttcgtGGTCACTGGATGATCTTCCCAAGACAGTGGCTTGTACATTATCACAGGGATCTAATGTAACTAGCATGGACTTCCATCCTTCTCGTCATACACTACTACTAG TTGGATCTGCTAATGGTGAAATTACGCTTTGGGAGATCGGTCTGCGTGAGAGGCTGGTCTCGAAGCCCTTCAAAATTTGGGACATGCAAGCATGTTCACCACAATTTCAG AGTGCCATGGCTAAAGACTCTTCCATGTCCATTAACCGAGTTACATGGAGCCCTGATGGAGACTTGATGG GAGTTGCATTCACAAAACATTTGATCCATCTGCATGCATATCAGCAGCCAAATGAAACGCGCCAAGTTCTAGAG ATTGAGGCTCATTCTGGAGGAGTTAATGACATAGCATTCTCCCGCCCAAACAAACAACTTTGTGTTGTTACTTGTGGAGATGACAAGCTGATAAAG GTCTGGGATATGCATGGTCAGAAAATATTTTCGTTTGAAGGGCATGACGCACCTGTATATTCTATCTGCCCTCACCACAAAGAGACTATTCAG TTTATCTTTTCAACTTCCCTGGACGGGAAAATTAAGGCATGGCTTTATGATAATATGGGATCTAGGGTGGACTATGAAGCTCCAGGAAAATGGTGTACTACAATGCTTTATAGTGCCGATGGAACTAG GTTGTTTTCATGCGGAACAAGCAAAGACGGAGACTCACATTTGGTTGAGTGGAACGAAAGTGAAGGATCTATCAAGAGGACATATTCTGGATTCCATAAGAAGCCATCTGGTGTAGTGCAGGGTGTTGTGCAATTTGATACAGCTCAGAATCACATTTTAGCTGTTGGTGAAGAtaaccaaattaaattttgggatGTTGATAACACCAACATGCTTACCTGCATTGAAGCTGACGGAGGCTTGCCA GGCTTTCCGCGGTTGAGGTTCAATAAAGAAGGGAATCTGCTTGCTGTTACTACAGTAGACAATGGCTTTAAGATACTTGCAAATTCTGATGGGCTCAGATCTTTACGGGCTTTTGGAAACCGACCTTTCGAAGCATTTAGGTCGCCATATGAAGCTTCTGCTATGAAG GTCTCAGGTGCTCCTGTTGTTGCGGGCATCTCCCCTAACATTGGCCGAATGGATCACTTAGACAGAAACTCTCCTGCAAAGCCATCTCCTATGCTG AATGGCGGGGATCTGGCATCTAGAAGCATAGATATAAAGCCAAGGATTTCAGAAGAAAAGCCTGATAAAGCAAAACCTTGGGAGCTGATGGAAGTTCTAAATCCCCAGCAGTTCCGTGTTGCCACAATGCCAGAAACTCCAGACCAAGCCACCAAG GTTGTCAGACTTCTGTACACAAATTCTGGTGTCGGTTTGTTAGCACTAGGGTCTAATGCTATTCAAAGACTCTGGAAATGGAATCGCAATGAGCAGAATCCaagtggcaag GCCACAGCCAGTGTTGTGCCACAACATTGGCAACCAAACAGTGGTCTTGTCATGGCAAATGATACCGGGGAAGCAAATCCTGAGGAGTCAGTCCCATGCATTGCACTCTCCAAGAATGATTCTTATGTGATGTCTGCATGTGGTGGAAAGGTCTCATTGTTTAACATGATGACATTTAAG GTGATGACAACATTCATGCCACCTCCACCAGCATCCACCTTTTTAGCATTTCACCCTCAAGACAATAACATCATAGCAATCGGAATGGAAGATTCAACCATCCACATATACAATGTCAGGGTAGATGAG GTCAAAACTAGACTCAAAGGACATCAAAAGAGGATAACAGGACTGGCCTTCTCCAACAGCCTGCATATACTTGTTTCTTCAGGAGCCGATGCACAG TTATGTGTGTGGGCCAACGATACATGGGAAAAGAAAAAAACGGTCGCTATACAAATGCCAGCTGGGAAGACTCCGTCAGGAGACACAAGGGTCCAGTTTAATTCTGATCAAAGTCGCTTGTTAGTAGTCCATGAGACTCAGTTAGCTATATATGATGCATCCAAAATGGAGAGAATCTATCAG TGGATACCGCAGGGAACTTTGTCAGCTCCGATATCACATGCATCGTACTCGTGCAATAGCCAACTGGTTTTTGCTGCTTTTACTGATGGTAATGTTGCCGTTTTTGACGCGGACAACTTGAGATTACGATGCCGAATTGCATCATCTGCATACATGCCTTCGACTGCCATAAACAG CAATCCGGCCATTTATCCTTATGTTGTCGCCGCACATCCCCAAGAACCAAATCAATTCGCAGTTGGGCTGTCAGATGGATCTGTTAAAGTGATGGAGCCCTTGGAGTCCGAAGGGAAGTGGGGGACACCTGCTCCTGTGGAGAATGGGGTGGCCAATGGCAGGACGTCAGCGTCATCAGCTACCAGCAACCAGGCCACGGATCAAAACAAAAGATAG